A genomic stretch from Corynebacterium faecale includes:
- a CDS encoding tRNA adenosine deaminase-associated protein has protein sequence MDDSFSFAVTATLADGRWHVREFDDNFTRISTSVKAVRALRSEGPAFALLSVEDEYFVIVRPTPGNTYIFLSDATMAVDDDFAASAMDELDADIPDLNPDELDDVDPWPEGDFNILADLGLAEEVVSVICDDMDLAPSEQLLRIAEELGFGTELARATGMD, from the coding sequence ATGGATGACAGTTTTAGCTTTGCGGTCACAGCCACACTGGCGGATGGACGCTGGCATGTGCGTGAATTTGACGATAATTTCACCAGAATTTCCACTTCTGTCAAGGCAGTGCGGGCGCTGCGCAGTGAAGGTCCGGCGTTTGCACTCCTCAGCGTCGAAGATGAGTACTTTGTGATTGTCCGCCCGACTCCCGGCAACACCTATATATTCCTCTCTGATGCCACGATGGCGGTGGATGATGATTTCGCCGCTTCCGCGATGGATGAGCTTGATGCGGATATCCCGGATCTGAACCCCGATGAGCTGGATGATGTTGATCCCTGGCCTGAGGGTGATTTTAATATTCTCGCGGATCTGGGCCTGGCCGAGGAGGTGGTGTCCGTGATCTGTGATGACATGGATCTGGCGCCCTCCGAGCAGCTTCTGCGCATCGCTGAGGAACTCGGTTTTGGCACCGAGCTCGCCCGCGCCACGGGCATGGACTGA
- a CDS encoding CsbD family protein, whose product MGDFSNKAENVGGKIKEGTGEAVGNESLADEGRADQTKADIKDAVSNAGDKVKDAANKVLGSFQKDDPDKEHPEAVN is encoded by the coding sequence ATGGGAGACTTTTCCAACAAGGCTGAAAACGTAGGCGGCAAGATCAAGGAAGGCACCGGCGAGGCTGTGGGCAATGAGTCCCTTGCTGATGAGGGCCGTGCTGACCAGACCAAGGCCGACATCAAGGACGCCGTGAGCAACGCCGGCGACAAGGTCAAGGATGCAGCAAACAAGGTGCTGGGTTCCTTCCAGAAGGATGATCCGGACAAGGAGCACCCAGAGGCCGTCAACTAA
- a CDS encoding prephenate dehydrogenase, translating into MTTKDISRPVCILGLGLIGGSLLRDLHAVGHPVFGYNRSRSGARSAVDEGFDVSADLIPTLERAATEDALIVLAVPMTAVGELLDDINTHAPSCGFTDVVSVKTAVYEAVKARGMDDRYVGSHPMAGTANSGWGASMTGLFDRAVWVITFDHLMDAPKVSSRWTGIWKDVCQMAAAVGAEVVPSRVGPHDAAAARVSHLPHLLAETLAIVGDNGGALSLSLAAGSFRDGTRVAGTDPALVRAMCESNADALLKSLDEALAILQETRDHLAGTPPSVEQLADNGYRSRLRYEARTGHGRSTDSVSPMLTSSRPVLRMHPGQPNWDKQLIHAETLGARIEVF; encoded by the coding sequence GTGACTACCAAAGACATCTCCCGCCCGGTCTGTATCCTTGGCCTCGGCCTCATCGGAGGATCCCTGCTGCGTGACCTCCATGCCGTCGGCCACCCTGTTTTCGGTTATAATCGCTCCCGCTCCGGCGCCCGATCCGCCGTTGACGAGGGCTTTGATGTCTCCGCTGATCTCATCCCCACCCTCGAGCGCGCAGCCACGGAGGATGCACTCATCGTCCTCGCCGTCCCCATGACCGCGGTGGGTGAACTCCTCGATGACATCAACACCCACGCCCCCTCCTGTGGCTTCACCGATGTGGTCAGCGTGAAGACCGCCGTCTACGAAGCTGTGAAAGCCCGCGGCATGGACGATCGCTACGTGGGCAGCCACCCCATGGCCGGCACCGCGAATTCCGGGTGGGGCGCCTCCATGACGGGCCTGTTCGACCGCGCCGTATGGGTGATCACCTTCGACCACCTCATGGACGCCCCGAAGGTGTCCTCCCGGTGGACCGGCATCTGGAAGGACGTCTGCCAGATGGCCGCCGCAGTCGGCGCCGAGGTGGTGCCCTCCCGCGTGGGCCCCCACGATGCCGCCGCCGCCCGGGTCTCCCACCTGCCACATCTCCTCGCAGAAACCCTCGCCATCGTCGGTGACAACGGTGGCGCCCTCTCCCTTTCCCTTGCGGCCGGCAGCTTCCGCGATGGCACCCGGGTTGCCGGCACCGACCCCGCGCTGGTCCGCGCCATGTGCGAAAGCAACGCTGATGCCCTGCTCAAGTCGCTCGACGAGGCACTGGCCATCCTGCAGGAGACCCGCGATCACCTCGCCGGCACTCCACCGAGCGTGGAGCAGCTGGCCGATAACGGTTACCGTTCCCGTCTGCGCTACGAGGCCCGCACCGGGCATGGCCGTTCCACGGACTCCGTCAGCCCGATGCTCACCTCCTCCCGCCCCGTGCTGCGCATGCACCCCGGCCAACCCAACTGGGACAAACAGCTGATCCACGCCGAGACCCTCGGCGCACGCATCGAGGTGTTCTAA
- the tadA gene encoding tRNA adenosine(34) deaminase TadA: MGVLPTPLRVREDERRVRHAIEVARQTPLDDVPVGAVIYSPDGQILATATNRRETDADPTAHAEIIALRQAARRYSDGWRLTDCTLVVTLEPCTMCAGALVGARVGRLVFGAFEPRTGACGSVFDVVRDPAVLHRVEVTGGVLEQETAALMTGFFEQQR, translated from the coding sequence ATGGGCGTACTACCCACCCCGCTGCGGGTGCGCGAAGACGAACGCCGGGTGCGTCACGCCATCGAGGTGGCAAGGCAGACCCCGCTTGACGACGTTCCAGTGGGCGCCGTCATCTATTCCCCCGACGGCCAGATCCTGGCCACCGCCACCAACCGCCGTGAGACGGACGCTGATCCGACAGCCCACGCGGAGATCATCGCCCTGCGGCAGGCCGCCCGCCGGTACTCGGACGGATGGCGATTAACTGACTGCACCCTGGTGGTCACCCTGGAACCGTGCACCATGTGCGCCGGCGCGCTGGTGGGCGCCCGGGTGGGCAGGCTGGTGTTCGGTGCGTTTGAGCCCCGCACCGGCGCGTGCGGCTCAGTATTCGATGTGGTGCGGGACCCGGCCGTGCTGCACCGCGTGGAGGTGACCGGCGGGGTCCTCGAGCAGGAGACCGCTGCGCTGATGACGGGCTTTTTCGAACAACAACGCTGA